From Maridesulfovibrio ferrireducens, a single genomic window includes:
- the fliN gene encoding flagellar motor switch protein FliN has translation MMSDDLDQDKLAQEWADALTEDTDSGDALGSDPGDGNDDALADEWASALSEQGDDAGSDDALADEWAAALGEQGDDAGAGDAGGGSDDALADEWASALAEDTGDDIRKEKEQEFLRTQTRDADFNDFTSEAKNPRHDGSRRDLDFILDIPLDVSAELGRTKMLINELLQLGAGSVVELTKLAGEPLEIYVNGKLVARGEAVVINEKFGIRLTDIISPIERVKHLA, from the coding sequence ATGATGTCTGATGATCTTGATCAGGATAAACTCGCACAGGAGTGGGCGGACGCGCTAACCGAAGATACGGATAGCGGTGATGCTTTGGGATCAGACCCCGGTGACGGCAATGATGACGCTCTTGCTGATGAATGGGCTTCTGCTCTTTCTGAGCAGGGTGACGATGCCGGCAGCGATGATGCTCTTGCCGATGAATGGGCGGCAGCTCTTGGTGAACAGGGCGATGATGCCGGAGCCGGAGATGCGGGGGGGGGAAGTGACGACGCTCTTGCTGATGAGTGGGCTTCCGCATTGGCTGAGGATACCGGAGATGATATCCGGAAAGAAAAGGAACAGGAATTTCTTCGTACTCAAACCAGAGACGCAGATTTTAATGATTTTACAAGCGAAGCAAAAAATCCACGTCATGACGGTTCAAGACGTGACCTTGATTTTATTCTCGATATTCCTCTTGATGTTTCAGCTGAACTTGGTCGCACTAAAATGCTTATTAATGAGCTTTTACAGCTTGGAGCAGGTTCTGTAGTGGAGCTTACCAAGCTTGCAGGTGAGCCGCTTGAAATTTATGTGAACGGAAAGTTGGTTGCCAGAGGGGAAGCTGTTGTAATTAACGAGAAATTCGGTATCAGACTTACCGATATTATCAGTCCTATTGAGCGGGTTAAACACCTTGCTTAA
- the fliO gene encoding flagellar biosynthetic protein FliO, translating into MLNASVPLAMSVPDAGVSSVLKMSGALFFILGMLLLVFYFMRRLNLGVSFSGVRNKELQIVERLPLGPRQNITVIKYRGQDLVLGVTQDKITLLQAREEVHGKDEKDFAGFLKKENTGSSDS; encoded by the coding sequence TTGCTTAACGCTTCTGTGCCGCTTGCTATGTCTGTCCCTGATGCAGGGGTCAGCTCCGTGCTTAAAATGTCGGGAGCACTTTTTTTTATTCTGGGAATGCTTCTTTTGGTTTTTTATTTTATGCGGCGTCTTAATCTTGGCGTATCCTTTTCCGGTGTGCGGAACAAAGAGTTGCAGATTGTAGAACGTCTCCCGCTCGGACCGCGTCAGAATATTACAGTTATTAAGTATCGCGGTCAGGATCTTGTGCTTGGTGTTACTCAGGATAAAATTACTCTGCTTCAAGCAAGGGAAGAAGTTCATGGAAAGGATGAAAAAGATTTTGCCGGATTTCTTAAAAAAGAAAATACCGGCTCTTCTGACTCTTAG
- the fliP gene encoding flagellar type III secretion system pore protein FliP (The bacterial flagellar biogenesis protein FliP forms a type III secretion system (T3SS)-type pore required for flagellar assembly.) — protein MKKILPDFLKKKIPALLTLSAILLLVLPAVVFAQDQTIPTLTLNLAAGQDEPEQVSRLLEILFLLTVLGMAPSILLTMTSFTRIIIVFHFLRQAMGTQQMPPNQILASLAIFMTVVIMMPTGKAINNTALQPYLNEEIGFKEALDKAQIPVRKFLFKHTREKDLSIFYSITGEARPETKEDVNTMLLVAAYTISELKTGFTIGFLIYVPFLILDMVIASILLAMGMMMLPPAMVSLPFKILLFIMVDGWSLLTGSLVNTFQ, from the coding sequence ATGAAAAAGATTTTGCCGGATTTCTTAAAAAAGAAAATACCGGCTCTTCTGACTCTTAGCGCAATATTATTGCTGGTTCTGCCTGCGGTTGTATTTGCTCAGGATCAGACCATTCCTACTTTGACGCTGAATCTTGCTGCCGGGCAGGATGAGCCTGAACAGGTTTCGCGTCTGCTTGAAATTCTATTCTTGCTGACCGTTCTAGGTATGGCTCCATCCATACTTTTGACCATGACTTCGTTTACTAGAATTATTATTGTTTTCCACTTTTTAAGGCAGGCAATGGGCACACAGCAGATGCCGCCTAACCAGATTCTAGCCAGTCTTGCCATTTTTATGACTGTGGTAATCATGATGCCTACCGGTAAAGCTATAAATAACACAGCGTTACAGCCTTATTTGAACGAAGAAATCGGTTTTAAAGAGGCGTTGGATAAAGCGCAGATTCCTGTGCGGAAATTTCTTTTCAAGCATACTCGCGAAAAAGATCTTTCGATTTTTTATTCCATCACAGGTGAAGCCCGACCTGAAACAAAAGAAGATGTTAATACTATGCTCTTGGTTGCTGCTTACACAATCAGTGAGCTTAAGACAGGGTTTACCATCGGATTTTTGATCTATGTTCCATTCTTGATTCTTGATATGGTTATCGCAAGTATCCTGCTGGCAATGGGTATGATGATGTTGCCGCCTGCGATGGTTTCGCTGCCGTTTAAGATTCTTTTGTTTATTATGGTAGACGGCTGGTCTTTGCTGACAGGGTCTCTTGTTAATACATTTCAGTGA
- the fliQ gene encoding flagellar biosynthesis protein FliQ, whose product MTPEFVIGFARQSIELALTLALPMLGVGLVVGIFVSVIQAATQIQEMTLTFVPKIVSMFIALLIAFPWIMDKMIDFTRNIFLNLPNYIR is encoded by the coding sequence ATGACCCCTGAATTCGTTATCGGATTCGCAAGACAGTCAATTGAATTGGCTCTTACGCTGGCATTGCCAATGCTTGGCGTCGGTTTGGTCGTAGGTATTTTTGTCAGTGTAATTCAGGCCGCTACTCAGATTCAGGAAATGACTCTTACTTTTGTTCCGAAAATTGTATCAATGTTTATTGCTCTTTTGATAGCATTCCCGTGGATTATGGATAAAATGATCGATTTTACCCGTAATATTTTTTTGAATCTGCCTAATTATATACGATAA
- the rlmB gene encoding 23S rRNA (guanosine(2251)-2'-O)-methyltransferase RlmB, protein MKNRSQEDENTIIVGRKPVQELLLNDPKSIDMLYVQKGRQDKNFERTIERCKKFGIKYKIADKEELARIFTGNHQGMIAKVAALSFIDFDELLANLADAPLPLLVVLDQVQDPGNVGTLARTLYSLGGAGIVVARHGAAFLGPGAVKASAGALTKLPIARVSNISQALDKALDMGINVYGAGLADDSNPVYDVKLMGPAILVLGNEEKGIRLGVEKRCQELIHIPFKREFDSLNVAQAGAILISEFSRTLG, encoded by the coding sequence ATGAAAAACAGATCTCAAGAAGATGAGAACACCATCATTGTAGGACGCAAACCCGTCCAGGAGCTTCTTTTAAACGATCCTAAGAGCATTGATATGCTTTACGTGCAAAAAGGCCGTCAGGACAAAAATTTCGAACGAACCATTGAAAGATGTAAAAAATTCGGCATTAAATATAAAATTGCAGACAAAGAAGAATTAGCTCGTATTTTTACGGGAAATCACCAAGGGATGATTGCGAAAGTGGCCGCGCTTTCATTTATCGATTTCGATGAACTGTTAGCAAACCTCGCTGATGCTCCTCTTCCCCTTTTAGTGGTACTCGATCAGGTTCAAGATCCCGGAAATGTCGGAACGCTCGCCAGAACACTATATTCACTCGGTGGAGCAGGAATAGTTGTGGCTCGCCACGGCGCCGCATTCCTCGGACCGGGAGCTGTTAAAGCTAGTGCCGGAGCGTTGACCAAGTTACCTATAGCCCGTGTCTCCAATATATCTCAGGCTCTGGATAAAGCTCTTGATATGGGTATAAATGTTTACGGAGCCGGACTGGCTGACGACTCCAATCCCGTATATGACGTAAAACTCATGGGACCGGCCATACTGGTTCTAGGAAATGAGGAAAAAGGAATCAGGCTGGGAGTTGAAAAACGCTGTCAGGAACTGATTCACATCCCGTTCAAACGTGAATTCGATTCTCTGAACGTCGCTCAAGCCGGCGCCATCCTCATCAGCGAATTTTCCAGAACTCTGGGCTGA